The genomic region TATCCTGAAGATTTTAAGTTAGCAGAATATGTTATGTCAGGATTAAGGGAAGAAGAAGTAAAAAAACTTAGAAGTTTATCAAATTTTTTTACAAGTGCTATTTTATCAGATGTAATGGATGATTTGAATATTAATGGATTTATAAAAGGATTTTCATTAAATATAGAAAATAAGAAAATCTTTGGAAGAGCAAAAACGCTAAAATTAAGAAAATTAAAAAATGATGAGGAGTTTATAGGTATATATGATGCTATGAATATATACAAAACAATAGTTCAAAATGATATTATTGTAGTTGAAAATGAAGAAAAAGATTATGCTTTTTTTGGTAATTTAAATGCAAATTTGGCAATAAAAAATGGTGCATCTGGTTGTATAGTTGATGGAAAAACTAGAGATTTTTCAGATGTAAAAAGTTTGGATTTTCCAGTATTTTCAAAAGGATATTGCTCTAAAGATGTTAGAAAAAGAGCAACATTAGAAAGTATTAATAAACCAATTAAAATAGAAGGTGTGCAAATAAAACCTGGTGATCTAATATTTGGTGATATTGAAGGAATAATTGTTATTCCTAAAAAGTTTGAAAATATAATTTTAAAAAAAGCAATAGAAAGAATAAAAAATGAAAAAGGAATATTAAATAATATTTTAGAGGATTTTTCTATCGTAGAAATAATTGACAAGAATGGATTTTTTTAGTTTGTAATTTTTAGATTATTAATGCAAATGAAAAAAACCTTGATGATTTGATATTTCATATTGTGTGGTGATAGAAAATAAATCAGATAATAAAAAGAATAAAAAATAGCACAGCAATAAAATCTGGGATATGGTATATGGCAACAGATTTTATATTAAAAGGAATGACGTTTATAACCATTCCTATTTTTACGAGATTACTAACAGTTGAAGAATACGGAATAGTCTCTTTATATAATACTTTTGTAAGCGTATTTGCCATTATTACAGGATTAGATTTAAATGCATCAATAGGAACAGGGGTAAAGGATTTTAGAGAGAAGAAAAAAGAATTTTTATCATCAACATTATTTTTGTCATTAATAAGTTTTTTAATACAGTTCTTAATTATAATATTATTTAAAAATCAAATTTCATCATTATTTAATATTCGAAAAAATATATTGATATTGGCAGTAATTTCAGGATATTTGTCAGTTATTTTTCAATTTTATTTCTATATAAAAATATTTGAAAAGGATTATAAGAAAAGATCACTGGTAGGATTAATATATGCATTATTAAAGGTAGGATTATCAATATGGTTATTATTAAAAATAGAAAATAATAAATATATGGGAAGAATATATGGTGACTTAATCTCAAATTTATTATTATCTTCAATATTATTTTTGATAATAACACTTAAAGGTAAAAAATTAATATGGCCAAAAGCATGGAAGTATTCATTATTAATAGGAGTACCTTTAATATTGCATAATTTATCGGGGATTGTCCTCAATCAATTTGATAGATTGGTAATACAAAAAATAATAGGCTCTGAAAAAGTAGGACTATATAGTTATGCATATACATTAGGAATGATACCGTTAATAATATTAGGAGCAACAAAACTTGCATGGGGACCATGGTTTTATGATAAAATGTATGAAGGTATGAGAAATGATATAAACATAAAATCAAAGTATTATAATGAAATATATGTTATTATTTTATCAATAATATTTATTGTAACGCCAGAGTTGGGATTAATAATGGCTCCTCATAAATACAATATATCTTTGATATTAATACCAATAATAGTTGCATCTTATTACATGCAATTCTTATATACAATTTTTTCAATTTTTGCTTTTTTCTATAAAAAAACAGGATTAATATCAATAGGAACAGTACTAGCAGGAATAATAAACATAGTATTAAATATTTTATTAATACCAAAATATGGATATGAAATGGCAGCAATAACCACATTAATATCTTATTTTTTCCTATTGTTTTTCCATGCATTAAATGTAAGATATAATTTAAAAGATAAAACTATATCAGCAAAATATATATTTGGTTGGGCCTTTTTAATAATTGTTTTGGGTATTTCACAATATTTAATAGCAAAATATTTTGGAATGTTTTCTTTTATTGAAAGACTTTCGAGAATTGTAATTTTTGGTGTGTTGGGTATTGTTGTTGGAATAAAATTATATAAGAAATTAGAACATCATTTGAATAAATAAAAGTTGATATAAGTTATTTTTGAGTATTAATAATGATAGTTCTATCAGAAAATATTTAAAGAAAAAATTGAATAATTATGAAGGGATGGGGATTTAGATGAAAATAGTTATGGCAAATGTTGGACATGGATTATGTATGCTAATGGAAAGTGAAAAGCAGTATATTCAAATTGATTGTGGCGCTGGAAACAATAGTTTTAGTAAAAAAGCTTGTGAGAGTTTTTTTAGAAATATATATTATTTCGAGTGGGCGGATAAATTCATTTTATCTCACTTTCATTCTGATCATTATAATGGTTTATTGTATTTATGTAAAAATAAAAATCGTAGATTTTTTTATAATTTAAAAGATATTTATTTTCCTGGAATTCCAAAAATAGTTAGAGATAATGAAGATTTAGGTAGTAAAATATTTTTATACCTTCTTTCTATAAATAATAGAATTTTAGGTAATTCATCAGGAAGTATGGAATATGATTTTTTGGAAGTTATGAAATGCTTAAATAATACCAGTTTTAATTACAAACCTCTTTTTCAAGGTGATATAATAGAAGGAACTAATATCAAAGTAATATGGCCACCAAAAAAAATGTTTATGAATGAAGAAATTTCTAATAAAATAGTAAAAGCAATAGAAAAATTTGAAGAAGCTTTAGAAGAAGATAAAAAATTAGCCGAAATATATGAACGTATAATGAAAAATGAAAAATTTTTTGATTATTTTCATAAAGAAGGTATTTTTAAAAGCAAATACCGATTAGAGGAAGAAAAAATATTAAAAAGAAAAAAAGAGGAATTACCAGAAATAACAAAAGAAGCAAATACTTTACTTAGGAAAGTTGCAAATTATTTTAGTATCGGTTTTTATGAAGGAAATAAAGTTCTTTTTATGGGGGATGCTGAAGGTTATAATATAAGACATATGGTTGAATATTTAAAAAAAGAAAATATGGATTATTTTAAATATTTTATAGCCCCCCATCACGGAACTCATTGGGATGATTCTCTTATTGATATTATTTGGGATAACTTATTAGTTTCAAAAAGTGGAAAATACTCATTAAGAAAGGAATATATCAG from Marinitoga hydrogenitolerans DSM 16785 harbors:
- a CDS encoding RraA family protein, producing the protein MKVVAFLPVKGTSSRIKSKNLKLIDGKPLFIHTLEKLIECDFIDEVYLDSESEEVFGAASYLDFIKMKRDPSLATNKTDGHMLFFNEAKKVEADIYIQILCTSPFIKKETIKKGIEILINKKEYDSVVLVRKEKLYLWDKKGPKYNLEKIPNSFDLEDTIIETMGLYITRKHVALDYKRRIGKNPYLLEAEAIEAIDINYPEDFKLAEYVMSGLREEEVKKLRSLSNFFTSAILSDVMDDLNINGFIKGFSLNIENKKIFGRAKTLKLRKLKNDEEFIGIYDAMNIYKTIVQNDIIVVENEEKDYAFFGNLNANLAIKNGASGCIVDGKTRDFSDVKSLDFPVFSKGYCSKDVRKRATLESINKPIKIEGVQIKPGDLIFGDIEGIIVIPKKFENIILKKAIERIKNEKGILNNILEDFSIVEIIDKNGFF
- a CDS encoding oligosaccharide flippase family protein, whose amino-acid sequence is MWYMATDFILKGMTFITIPIFTRLLTVEEYGIVSLYNTFVSVFAIITGLDLNASIGTGVKDFREKKKEFLSSTLFLSLISFLIQFLIIILFKNQISSLFNIRKNILILAVISGYLSVIFQFYFYIKIFEKDYKKRSLVGLIYALLKVGLSIWLLLKIENNKYMGRIYGDLISNLLLSSILFLIITLKGKKLIWPKAWKYSLLIGVPLILHNLSGIVLNQFDRLVIQKIIGSEKVGLYSYAYTLGMIPLIILGATKLAWGPWFYDKMYEGMRNDINIKSKYYNEIYVIILSIIFIVTPELGLIMAPHKYNISLILIPIIVASYYMQFLYTIFSIFAFFYKKTGLISIGTVLAGIINIVLNILLIPKYGYEMAAITTLISYFFLLFFHALNVRYNLKDKTISAKYIFGWAFLIIVLGISQYLIAKYFGMFSFIERLSRIVIFGVLGIVVGIKLYKKLEHHLNK
- a CDS encoding MBL fold metallo-hydrolase; amino-acid sequence: MKIVMANVGHGLCMLMESEKQYIQIDCGAGNNSFSKKACESFFRNIYYFEWADKFILSHFHSDHYNGLLYLCKNKNRRFFYNLKDIYFPGIPKIVRDNEDLGSKIFLYLLSINNRILGNSSGSMEYDFLEVMKCLNNTSFNYKPLFQGDIIEGTNIKVIWPPKKMFMNEEISNKIVKAIEKFEEALEEDKKLAEIYERIMKNEKFFDYFHKEGIFKSKYRLEEEKILKRKKEELPEITKEANTLLRKVANYFSIGFYEGNKVLFMGDAEGYNIRHMVEYLKKENMDYFKYFIAPHHGTHWDDSLIDIIWDNLLVSKSGKYSLRKEYIRYSSNLFSKIFITEYFGDIILPEIYKCFGISGIMAEC